Proteins co-encoded in one Candida albicans SC5314 chromosome 3, complete sequence genomic window:
- a CDS encoding uncharacterized protein (Putative plasma membrane protein; predicted role in cell wall integrity; regulated by Nrg1, Tup1; induced during chlamydospore formation in both C. albicans and C. dubliniensis), producing MCCILEIFAVTGSYDNKKYLTDTYLINFHIDSLDLTKLIDSSRITKRDGVGSKMVSINPRQGTPTKRAPAESGWYYVPGGSNTQSGPSATASSGGNAVASGSAINWWSPVESGSATSSGSGSGSTSSGSSGSDSSNSGSTSGGYYTTVSQAVHSLLSNVNPQVLGMAQVYSVGFWGYCRGYVIQDDSKKTKKFDNSNVNYTWCSEPKVSFFFNPVEIFKKEMNNTLYGIQVDSQAAGIGQLSYTQKSELKVLIDHLDIDELNLPGNINGKLQQLHNLTNASFGLLMAVAVLSFVSVLIQMLAFCFSPEKCCLSFLNFLFECIIGLIAFVGAVVVTATYSYVKAQVNGNSDTFGVKSFLSINFYAFVWSAVIVCILVVFFNLLGHCCGLFGTRRHYRTVRNPQPDAEQHKEETESD from the coding sequence ATGTGCTGCATCTTGGAGATTTTTGCAGTAACTGGATCTTATGATAACAAAAAATACCTCACTGATACCTACCTAATCAATTTCCACATTGATAGCTTGGATTTGACAAAACTTATTGATTCCAGTCGTATAACAAAGAGAGATGGTGTGGGTTCAAAAATGGTTTCAATCAACCCAAGACAAGGTACACCAACCAAAAGAGCTCCTGCAGAATCTGGATGGTACTATGTTCCAGGGGGATCAAATACTCAAAGTGGCCCTTCTGCCACTGCATCTTCTGGTGGTAATGCTGTTGCATCAGGTTCTGCCATAAACTGGTGGAGTCCTGTTGAATCCGGTAGTGCAACAAGTTCTGGTTCTGGTTCTGGCTCTACTAGTTCTGGTTCATCTGGAAGTGattcttcaaattcagGTAGCACAAGTGGTGGATACTACACTACTGTATCTCAAGCTGTTCATAGTTTGTTGAGTAATGTGAATCCACAAGTGTTGGGAATGGCACAAGTTTATTCTGTTGGTTTCTGGGGTTATTGTCGTGGTTATGTTATTCAAGATGATAGcaaaaaaacgaaaaagTTTGACAACAGTAATGTTAACTACACTTGGTGTTCGGAACCAAAagtttcctttttctttaatccAGTagaaatattcaaaaaagaaatgaacaACACTCTTTATGGAATTCAAGTAGATTCTCAAGCTGCTGGTATTGGACAGTTATCTTACACCCAAAAAAGTGAATTGAAAGTGTTGATCGATCATTTAGATATAGACGAGTTGAATCTTCCAGGGAACATTAATGGAAAACTACAACAATTACACAATTTGACTAATGCGTCCTTTGGATTGTTAATGGCAGTCGCAGTCTTATCATTCGTCTCAGTCTTGATTCAAATGCTTGCATTTTGCTTTTCCCCAGAAAAATGTtgtttatcatttttaaactttttaTTCGAGTGCATCATTGGTTTAATTGCCTTTGTTGGGGCAGTTGTTGTCACTGCTACCTATTCATATGTTAAAGCCCAGGTTAATGGCAATCTGGATACTTTTGGTGTCAAATCATTCTTGTCAATAAACTTCTACGCATTTGTCTGGTCAGCAGTTATTGTGTGCATCTTGGTtgtctttttcaatttattggGTCATTGCTGTGGGTTATTTGGAACAAGAAGACATTATAGAACAGTCAGAAATCCACAACCAGATGCTGAACAAcataaagaagaaactgaAAGTGATTAA
- the TPI1 gene encoding triose-phosphate isomerase (Triose-phosphate isomerase; antigenic in mouse/human; mutation affects filamentation; macrophage-repressed; protein in exponential and stationary growth phase yeast; possibly essential; flow model biofilm induced; Spider biofilm repressed), whose protein sequence is MARQFFVGGNFKANGTKQQITSIIDNLNKADLPKDVEVVICPPALYLGLAVEQNKQPTVAIGAQNVFDKSCGAFTGETCASQILDVGASWTLTGHSERRTIIKESDEFIAEKTKFALDTGVKVILCIGETLEERKGGVTLDVCARQLDAVSKIVSDWSNIVVAYEPVWAIGTGLAATPEDAEETHKGIRAHLAKSIGAEQAEKTRILYGGSVNGKNAKDFKDKANVDGFLVGGASLKPEFVDIIKSRL, encoded by the coding sequence ATGGCTCGTCAATTTTTCGTAGGTGGCAACTTCAAAGCTAACGGTaccaaacaacaaatcacTTCAATCATCGACAACTTGAACAAGGCTGATTTACCAAAGGATGTCGAAGTTGTCATTTGTCCACCAGCCCTTTACCTTGGTTTAGCTGTTGAGcaaaacaaacaaccaACTGTTGCCATTGGTGCTCAAAATGTTTTTGACAAGTCATGTGGTGCTTTCACTGGTGAAACCTGTGCTTCTCAAATCTTGGATGTTGGTGCCAGCTGGACTTTAACTGGTCACAGTGAAAGAAGAACCATTATCAAAGAATCCGATGAATTCATTGCTGAAAAAACCAAGTTTGCCTTGGACACTGGTGTCAAAGTTATTTTATGTATTGGTGAAACCTTAGAGGAAAGAAAAGGTGGTGTCACTTTGGATGTTTGTGCCAGACAATTGGATGCTGTTTCCAAGATTGTTTCTGATTGGTCAaacattgttgttgcttaCGAACCTGTTTGGGCAATTGGTACTGGTTTAGCCGCTACCCCAGAAGATGCTGAAGAAACCCACAAAGGTATTAGAGCTCATTTGGCCAAGAGCATTGGTGCCGAACAAGCTGAAAAAACCAGAATCTTGTATGGTGGTTCAGTCAACGGTAAGAACGCTAAGGATTTCAAAGACAAAGCAAATGTTGATGGTTTCTTAGTCGGTGGTGCTTCATTAAAACcagaatttgttgatatcaTCAAATCTAGATTATAA
- a CDS encoding phosphoribomutase (Ortholog(s) have phosphopentomutase activity, role in guanosine catabolic process, inosine catabolic process, purine ribonucleoside salvage and cytosol, nucleus localization) gives MTVDKNKLDELVKSWLSIDMNPESRHEIEQLHISGNYEQLDRKLSKRIAFGTAGLRSSMESGFSHMNDVTVLQASQGLVKYLLKKTPTSIVIGYDHRFNSQRFAEILASVALTQGVHVYYLGSVANLSEETMKLTKGDIENDSSTDRGYVHTPLVPFAIDYYGASGGVMITASHNPANDNGYKVYYSNGCQIIPPVDKEIADSIEENLTPWEGVWDVYDNIKKGVQKGLLSLAGDEVTKEYLKGVKEKLIQDNNLDFSFVYTPMHGVGYRIFKECLDLFHASTWNVVQEQADPDPTFRTVSFPNPEEKGALDLAIETARKLGYKLVLANDPDADRFSVAVETKGQWNQLTGNEIGFLFAMYVIEQQKEQDLDRVYLVNSTVSSQILKAMADKDGFHFQDTLTGFKWIGNKAIDLQKEGFKVPFGYEEAIGFMFDLVHDKDGISAATIFLQLYQKWFSGGKIDVTDKLEAGYAKYGWFKDYNGYYRLADMSTLDKIFTNIRGSFDSKSPENIGEFKVTSWRDLTIGYDSSTVDHTPVLPVDSSSQMITASLKLPGNDNAVVRFTCRGSGTEPKLKLYIEGKSTINEQSAKEIAVKCWETLKQEWFQPEKYNLTEVKP, from the coding sequence ATGACAGTTgataaaaacaaactaGACGAGCTAGTCAAGTCTTGGTTATCTATTGATATGAATCCAGAATCAAGACATGAAATCGAGCAGTTACACATTAGTGGGAACTATGAACAATTGGATAGAAAGTTGTCAAAGAGAATTGCGTTCGGAACTGCTGGGTTGAGATCGTCAATGGAGTCGGGGTTTTCACACATGAATGACGTTACTGTGCTCCAAGCTTCCCAAGGGTTGGTCAagtatttattgaaaaagacACCAACATCAATTGTAATTGGATACGATCACAGATTCAATTCTCAAAGATTTGCAGAGATCTTAGCCAGTGTTGCACTCACTCAAGGTGTGCACGTTTATTACTTGGGGTCAGTTGCAAACTTGTCTGAAGAAACAATGAAATTGACTAAAGGTGATATTGAAAACGATAGTTCAACAGATAGAGGATATGTCCATACGCCATTGGTTCCATTTGCAATTGATTACTATGGAGCATCGGGTGGAGTGATGATCACTGCCTCTCATAATCCAGCAAATGACAATGGTTATAAAGTATATTATCTGAATGGGTGTCAGATTATTCCGCCAgttgataaagaaataGCTGACtctattgaagaaaatttgaCCCCATGGGAGGGTGTTTGGGATGTGTATGATAATATCAAGAAGGGGGTACAAAAGGGATTATTGTCACTTGCTGGAGATGAGGTTACAAAAGAGTATCTTAAGGGAGTGAAAGAGAAGTTAATTCAAGACAACAATTTAGATTTCAGTTTTGTTTACACACCAATGCATGGAGTTGGGTACAGAATATTCAAAGAGTGTCTTGATTTATTCCATGCCCTGACTTGGAATGTGGTTCAAGAACAAGCAGACCCAGATCCTACTTTCCGAACTGTTAGTTTCCCTAATCCTGAAGAAAAGGGTGCTCTTGATTTGGCTATTGAAACTGCCAGAAAATTGGGTTACAAATTGGTTCTCGCTAACGACCCAGATGCTGATAGATTCAGTGTTGCGGTCGAGACCAAGGGACAGTGGAATCAATTGACTGGTAACGAAATTGGGTTTTTGTTTGCAATGTATGTGattgaacaacaaaaggAACAAGATTTGGACCGTGTATATTTGGTGAACTCAACAGTATCGTCACAAATACTTAAGGCAATGGCTGATAAGGATGGGTTCCATTTTCAAGATACGTTAACAGGGTTCAAATGGATTGGAAATAAAGCAATTGACTTACAAAAAGAGGGATTTAAGGTTCCGTTTGGATACGAAGAGGCTATTGGATTTATGTTTGACTTGGTGCATGATAAAGATGGTATTTCGGCTGCTACAATATTTTTGCAATTGTATCAGAAATGGTTTAGTGGTGGCAAAATAGATGTTACAGATAAATTAGAAGCTGGGTATGCTAAGTATGGTTGGTTTAAAGATTACAATGGTTATTACAGACTAGCAGACATGTCAACATTAgataaaatatttaccaACATCAGAGGCTCCTTTGATAGTAAATCCCCAGAAAATATTGGCGAATTCAAAGTAACTAGTTGGCGTGATTTAACAATTGGATACGACTCGTCTACTGTCGATCACACTCCCGTTTTACCTGTTGATTCAAGTTCACAAATGATAACAGCCCTGTTGAAGTTACCAGGTAATGACAATGCAGTTGTAAGATTTACTTGCAGAGGGTCTGGTACCGAGCCAAAGTTAAAATTGTATATTGAAGGGAAATCTACTATCAATGAACAGAGTGCTAAAGAAATTGCTGTTAAATGTTGGGAGACCTTAAAACAAGAATGGTTTCAACCGGagaaatataatttgaCAGAAGTTAAACCGTAA
- a CDS encoding acid phosphatase (Ortholog(s) have acid phosphatase activity, role in dephosphorylation, intracellular sterol transport and cytoplasm, nucleus localization) yields MGKPKYILIVRHGESEGNCDKSVNRYTPNHLVQLTDNGHCQALQAGQVLSEFLNHASLNNVNNKRNPKSMMFITSPYLRTRQTCNNIIEGIKNVPGVEYKVREEPRMREQDFGNFQPSSDEMELIWKERAQYGHFFYRIPHGESAADVYDRVASFMESLFRQFRSDDFPNILVLVSHGIWSRVFIMKWFKWSYEEFESLKNVPHCKYLVMKKDDETQKYHLKTRLLTWDDVEDDDLDVGQCSLDDDEVYKLIQDQKDTVNSTRNKDKIIEEMYRKAQGPESKYTDYKEKVVSRFKVDNQSVVNSTESFH; encoded by the exons ATGGGAAAACCAAAA taTATTCTAATAGTTAGACATGGGGAATCTGAAGGCAACTGTGACAAGTCTGTTAACAGATACACACCCAACCACTTAGTCCAGTTAACTGATAATGGACACTGCCAAGCGTTGCAAGCAGGTCAAGTATTGCTGGAGTTTCTTAACCATGCATCGTTGAATAACGTTAACAATAAGCGCAATCCCAAATCCATGATGTTTATAACATCGCCATATTTGAGAACAAGACAGACCTGcaacaatattattgaGGGCATCAAAAATGTTCCCGGTGTCGAATATAAAGTCAGAGAAGAGCCACGAATGAGAGAACAAgattttggaaattttcaaCCTTCCCTGGATGAGATGGAGTTGATTTGGAAAGAACGTGCCCAGTATGGACATTTTTTCTATCGAATACCACATGGAGAAAGTGCAGCCGATGTTTACGATCGAGTAGCCAGTTTTATGGAGTCGTTATTCCGCCAGTTTAGAAGTGATGATTTCCCCAATATCTTAGTGTTGGTCAGTCATGGAATCTGGTCTCGAGTTTTCATTATGAAGTGGTTCAAGTGGAGTTACGAAGAGTTTGaaagtttaaaaaatgTGCCTCATTGCAAATATTTGGTGATGAAAAAAGACGATGAAACACAAAAATACCATTTGAAAACAAGGTTGTTGACTTGGGACGatgttgaagatgatgatttggatGTCGGGCAATGTCTGTTAGATGATGACGAAGTGTACAAGCTCATTCAAGATCAAAAAGATACTGTCAAttcaacaagaaataaagataaaataattgaagaaatgtACCGAAAAGCACAAGGACCAGAATCAAAATACACCGATTATAAAGAGAAAGTGGTATCAAGATTCAAAGTGGACAATCAGAGTGTTGTTAATAGTACCGAGAGTTTCCATTAG
- a CDS encoding E3 ubiquitin-protein ligase (Ortholog(s) have ubiquitin-protein transferase activity and role in generation of catalytic spliceosome for first transesterification step), with protein sequence MICSISGEIATDPVVSPKSGAIFQRKHIVNYIATSGTDPITDEPLTESELISLKVNEKSTAIAQPSPPDPSNSSIPSLLSTFQNEWDAIVLEVFTLKKQLQSAKQELSIALYRQDAAVNVAAKAIRERDEAREALEKLSSSINLSDVPDTNTPPEEAEPKPKKSKKSSSKGTSAKHSNDKDSETIDSEQIENIVRARDELFRLHKSQKIKLPFDVDTFLKQKGVDIQSIFEGEKISNYVYNKEIDTIVGVSQDKVIKHSLVDGASTKLDLKNVKLVEINNNGVVAVSSGTKIMFSNYKTIELNCEAEQIICHPSLDFFVVLAAKKWFVISTDSIVASRNGVLSLGALHYDGEILATKNDDKIKLYSIVSGDELGTFTATHENIAKLEFATNGYWLLALSTGDNTSSIQIFDLRKGIEVQNLQFNEVATKKIGNIMFYSLHSFFKYL encoded by the coding sequence ATGATATGTTCAATATCTGGTGAAATAGCCACTGATCCAGTGGTATCACCAAAAAGTGGTGCTATATTTCAGAGGAAGCATATTGTTAACTACATAGCTACCAGTGGAACGGACCCAATAACTGATGAGCCTTTGACAGAAAGTGAATTGATATCATTAAAagttaatgaaaaatccaCAGCAATAGCACAACCTTCACCGCCAGATCCATCAAACTCGTCTATCCCTTCATTGCTTTCTACGTTTCAAAATGAGTGGGATGCAATAGTTTTGGAAGTGTTTACTTTGAAGAAACAATTACAGAGTGCTAAACAAGAACTTAGTATTGCATTGTATAGACAGGATGCAGCTGTCAATGTAGCAGCCAAGGCAATTAGGGAAAGAGATGAAGCAAGAGAAGCATTAGAAAAGTTGTCACTGTCGATAAATTTATCAGATGTACCAGATACGAACACTCCACCTGAAGAGGCGGAACCTAaaccaaagaaatcaaaaaaatctcTGTCGAAAGGAACGCTGGCAAAACATTCAAACGATAAAGATAgtgaaacaattgattctGAGCAAATTGAGAATATAGTACGGGCAAGAGATGAATTGTTCAGATTGCACAAATCCcagaaaatcaaattacCATTCGACGTAGACACTTTCttgaaacaaaaaggaGTTGATATCCAGTCTATTTTTGAAGGTGAAAAAATCTCGAATTATGTgtataataaagaaatagaTACAATCGTTGGGGTAAGTCAAGATAAAGTCATTAAACATTCTCTTGTGGATGGAGCATCCACAAAGTTGGATCTCAAGAATGTCAAGTTGGTggaaataaacaataatggTGTGGTTGCTGTGCTGTCTGGGACCAAAATCATGTTTTCCAATtacaaaacaattgaattaaactGTGAAGCTGAACAGATAATATGTCATCCATCActagatttttttgttgtgttGGCAGCAAAGAAATGGTTTGTGATAAGTACTGATTCCATAGTGGCTTCCCGTAACGGTGTCTTATCTTTAGGGGCACTTCATTATGATGGTGAGATCTTGGCCActaaaaatgatgataaaattaaGTTATATAGTATAGTTTCTGGGGATGAATTAGGAACGTTTACTGCAACTCATGAAAATATTGCTAAATTAGAATTTGCTACCAATGGGTATTGGCTACTTGCTTTGTCGACAGGTGACAATACCAGTTccattcaaatttttgacTTGAGAAAGGGAATTGAAGTTCAAAATCTACAATTTAACGAAGTggcaaccaaaaaaatcgGTAATATTATGTTTTATAGCTTACAcagttttttcaaatatttgtaA
- a CDS encoding putative endodeoxyribonuclease (Ortholog(s) have cytosol, nucleus localization) codes for MNDTFLNLSDSHCHFNPECTASDTEKFAERLNEQSKQIPDNYFHLMTTQHLDLEFMDTLLTRLENPRVLVPYFGVHPWFSHLFYIEGTPTKEEHYKNVLKPEPSNELLATLPDPISLHKHKDRFLEIINKHNLEIYGIGEIGLDKLFRVPNNGYCGNLNFPSSTENKLSACRVDINHQLDVFKFQLTLAEQLKKQVSLHCVKAHGLLFDQVKKFSNITVILHSYTGSIEQAQVWIKSLPQNRLYFSFSNWINGEKIEALKALVTALRPTQILIESDIDVDRSFIEQRQTKHFDHLDGIYKKIHEHIFIDSLQIHNNMLNSIGI; via the coding sequence ATGAATGACACATTTCTAAACCTAAGCGATAGCCATTGCCATTTTAACCCGGAATGTACTGCTAGTGACACAGAGAAATTTGCAGAAAGACTCAACGAGCAATCAAAACAGATCCCAGACAACTACTTTCATCTAATGACTACTCAACATTTGGATCTTGAATTTATGGATACATTACTAACCAGGTTAGAGAATCCAAGAGTATTAGTTCCATATTTTGGTGTACACCCTTGGTTTTCtcatttgttttatattgaaGGTACCCCCACCAAGGAGGAACATTACAAGAATGTTTTGAAACCAGAACCTTCCAATGAATTATTGGCTACATTACCTGATCCCATTAGTCTACACAAACACAAAGATAGATTTCTAGAGATCATTAACAAACATAACCTTGAAATATATGGAATTGGCGAAATTGGGTTGGATAAACTATTCAGAGTTCCTAATAACGGCTACTGTggtaatttgaatttcccACTGTCGacagaaaataaattatctgCTTGTAGAGTTGATATTAATCATCAATTGGATGTTTTTAAATTTCAACTAACATTAGCTGAACAATTAAAGAAACAAGTGTCTTTGCATTGTGTTAAAGCTCATGGCTTATTGTTTGATCAAGTGAAAAAGTTTTCCAATATTACAGTCATCCTTCATTCGTATACCGgatcaattgaacaagCACAGGTGTGGATAAAATCGTTACCCCAGAACAGACTCtacttttcattttcaaattggatCAACGGAGAAAAAATAGAGGCTCTAAAAGCACTTGTAACGGCACTTCGACCAACGcaaatattgattgaatCAGATATTGACGTTGACAGAAGTTTCATTGAGCAGAGGCAAACAAAACACTTTGACCACCTTGATGGCATTTACAAAAAGATTCATGAGCACATTTTTATAGATTCATTACAAATTCACAACAACATGCTAAATTCTATAGGCATATAG
- a CDS encoding protein serine/threonine phosphatase (Ortholog(s) have CTD phosphatase activity, role in dephosphorylation of RNA polymerase II C-terminal domain, negative regulation of G0 to G1 transition and DNA-directed RNA polymerase II, holoenzyme, cytosol localization), protein MSDLTPIKLPSSAPFPVVISSVLCKPGDTISKHKTIFKYKYWDYQDDPTSKEDPPKKIRVERLGTFESPIEGEIDQINIKPLQEVMHSDVDLLFVKEACPHTVQYSGLCALCGKSLEEEKDYSGYNYEDRATIEMSHDNTGLKISFDEAAKIEHNTTDRLIDERKLILVVDLDQTVIHATVDPTVGEWQSDPANPNYAAVKDVKTFCLEEEAIVPPGWTGPKLAPTKCTYYVKLRPGLSEFLEKMAEKYEMHIYTMATRNYALSIAKIIDPDGKYFGDRILSRDESGSLTHKNLKRLFPVDQSMVVIIDDRGDVWQWESNLIKVVPYDFFVGIGDINSSFLPKKNGQLTGPTKKRKSIAKLEAAAELAKESDTNNDKQETESGEEEGEEDADGHSDVSNSPVERILELGGGEGNTSLLLEQSLTRNQSIEEQQQKRPLAKLQHDLEQMHEHRHDSDSKSESGSDDESDEEDNLLFDDDNELAALDKVLGNIHQGYYNLFDKDKINKPDLTEIIPSMKSKTLEGITVLFSGIIPLGINLDSADIVIWCRQFGVKVVNEVYPEVTHVVCRDVSEGAGPTFKTRVARKLYPDTIKIVNPDWLFACLSNWTKVDEKDYLISTDDTKLWTVKENEITKYQKALEDRSALANATHIDSIESFDEYDLDEANQEVDDFLAGLSDDDEEEEEEEEDEEIENPESNNDDEEIYEQSTNGHDSFIKDAYSKKRNRDEEEVQLVKKQKIENGENGENENENDLDDLEKELLDGFDDLEE, encoded by the coding sequence ATGTCGGACCTAACTCCAATTAAACTTCCTTCGTCCGCTCCATTTCCGGTTGTCATATCATCTGTATTATGCAAACCTGGAGATACAATTTCCAAGCACAAGACTATATTCAAGTACAAATACTGGGACTACCAAGATGATCCAACTTCAAAGGAGGACCCACCTAAGAAAATACGAGTAGAACGGTTAGGTACATTTGAGAGTCCCATAGAAGGCGAAATTGACCAGATTAACATCAAGCCATTGCAAGAAGTGATGCATAGTGATGTGGATTTGTTATTTGTTAAAGAAGCATGTCCTCATACTGTGCAATACAGTGGGTTATGTGCATTATGTGGCAAATCcttagaagaagaaaaggatTATTCAGGATACAATTACGAAGACAGGGCCACAATTGAAATGTCCCATGACAACACTGGCTTGAAAATTAGTTTTGATGAAGCAGCTAAAATCGAACACAACACAACTGACcgattaattgatgaaagaAAGTTgattcttgttgttgacttGGATCAAACTGTTATACATGCCACCGTGGACCCAACTGTTGGAGAGTGGCAACTGGACCCAGCCAATCCCAACTATGCTGCTGTCAAAGACGTTAAGACATTTTGTTTGGAAGAAGAGGCAATTGTTCCTCCTGGATGGACAGGTCCGAAATTGGCTCCAACAAAATGCACCTATTATGTCAAACTCCGTCCAGGGTTGCTGGAGTTTTTGGAGAAAATGGCTGAGAAATATGAAATGCATATTTACACAATGGCCACAAGAAACTATGCGTTATCGATTGCTAAAATCATTGATCCAGATGGGAAATATTTTGGTGATAGAATACTTAGTCGTGATGAAAGTGGTTCTTTGACTCATAAAAACTTGAAGAGATTGTTCCCCGTGGACCAATCGATGGTAgttattattgatgatagGGGAGATGTGTGGCAATGGGAAAGCAATTTAATTAAGGTGGTTCCCTatgatttctttgttgGTATTGGAGACATCAATTCGAGTTTCTTACCGAAGAAAAATGGTCAATTAACAGGACCAACCAAAAAGAGGAAATCTATAGCCAAATTAGAAGCTGCTGCTGAACTAGCCAAGGAATCAGATACCAATAATGACAAGCAAGAGACTGAATCGGGGGAAGAAGAGGGTGAAGAAGATGCTGATGGTCACTCGGACGTGTCAAACTCCCCTGTTGAAAGAATCCTTGAACTCGGAGGAGGTGAAGGAAACACTAGTTTATTGTTGGAACAATCATTGACAAGAAATCAGTCAATagaagaacaacaacagaagCGTCCATTAGCAAAGTTGCAACACGATTTGGAACAAATGCATGAGCATCGCCACGATAGTGATAGCAAGTCAGAGAGTGGTTCTGATGATGAGagtgatgaagaagacaatttgttatttgatgatgataatgaattagCAGCCTTGGATAAAGTCTTGGGGAATATCCATCAAGGGTATTATAACTTGTTTGATAAAgacaaaatcaacaaaccGGATTTGACTGAAATCATACCGTCAATGAAAAGCAAGACATTGGAAGGGATAACGGTCTTGTTCTCGGGTATTATTCCATTGGGAATTAATTTGGATTCTGCCGATATCGTGATATGGTGCAGACAATTTGGTGTGAAAGTTGTCAATGAAGTGTACCCAGAAGTTACTCACGTTGTTTGCCGCGATGTTAGTGAAGGTGCTGGACCAACATTCAAGACCAGAGTTGCAAGAAAACTATATCCTGACACTATCAAAATTGTCAATCCAGATTGGCTATTTGCATGTTTGAGTAACTGGACAaaagttgatgaaaaagattatttgatttcaacTGATGATACAAAGCTTTGGACCGTGAAAGAGAATGAGATTACCAAGTACCAGAAAGCTTTGGAAGACAGAAGTGCTTTGGCAAATGCTACTCATATTGATTCTATTGAGTCATTTGATGAGTACGATTTGGATGAAGCTAATCAAgaagttgatgatttcTTGGCAGGGTtaagtgatgatgatgaggaagaagaggaggaagaagaagatgaagagaTCGAGAATCCagaatcaaataatgatgatgaagaaatctATGAGCAATCAACCAATGGACATGATTCATTTATCAAGGATGCTTATAGTAAGAAGAGAAATAGAGATGAAGAGGAGGTACAACTTGttaaaaagcaaaaaatagaaaatggAGAAAATggagaaaatgaaaatgaaaatgatttagacgatttggaaaaagaaCTACTTGACGGTTTTGACGACTTGGAagaataa